One Methanocaldococcus villosus KIN24-T80 genomic window carries:
- a CDS encoding MBL fold metallo-hydrolase: MEIKILVDNTAYKRFYAQHGFSVLVNNKKRVLFDAGQSEIIIKNLKLFNELENFDYFVLSHGHYDHSDGLKYLLDYVDKIIAHKDAFIDRFCDGRYIGIDKDLKDIIMKKCDLILIEEPYKIEKDIIVSGYVPREHYYELDNFECIKDGKRVKDYVNDDMFIIAKNILITGCAHSGIINVIEYGKKIMDIDGVLGGFHLINASKEYIDYVYNYLSKQDFWFMPMHCTGFNALKKLSDLKNFVYGHVGKVIK, encoded by the coding sequence ATGGAAATAAAAATATTGGTTGATAATACAGCATATAAGAGATTTTATGCACAGCATGGATTCTCTGTTTTAGTTAATAATAAAAAGAGAGTGTTATTTGATGCTGGGCAGAGCGAGATTATAATAAAAAATTTGAAGTTATTTAATGAATTAGAGAATTTTGATTATTTTGTTCTGTCACATGGACATTATGATCACAGTGATGGTTTAAAATATTTATTAGATTATGTTGATAAAATTATAGCCCATAAAGATGCTTTTATAGATAGATTTTGTGATGGGAGATATATAGGGATTGACAAAGATTTAAAAGACATAATAATGAAGAAGTGTGATCTTATACTAATAGAGGAGCCATATAAAATAGAAAAAGATATAATAGTTTCAGGCTATGTTCCTAGAGAGCATTACTATGAGTTAGATAACTTTGAGTGTATAAAAGATGGGAAGAGAGTTAAAGATTATGTTAATGATGATATGTTCATTATAGCTAAAAATATTTTAATAACTGGTTGTGCCCATAGTGGAATAATAAATGTTATAGAATATGGGAAAAAGATAATGGATATAGATGGGGTTTTAGGAGGATTTCATCTAATAAATGCATCTAAGGAATATATTGATTATGTCTATAATTATTTATCAAAACAGGACTTTTGGTTTATGCCAATGCACTGTACAGGTTTTAATGCTTTGAAAAAGCTTTCTGATTTAAAAAACTTTGTTTATGGTCATGTAGGAAAGGTTATAAAATGA
- a CDS encoding histone family protein, which translates to MGELPIAPCVRILKKAGATRVSEEAQKYFAEAIEELALEIAKKAVEIAKEAGRKTVKEEDVKEAVRQYTL; encoded by the coding sequence ATGGGAGAGCTTCCAATTGCACCATGTGTGAGGATATTGAAGAAAGCCGGGGCTACAAGAGTGAGCGAAGAGGCACAGAAATACTTTGCAGAGGCTATAGAGGAGCTGGCATTAGAGATAGCTAAGAAAGCTGTAGAAATAGCTAAGGAAGCTGGTAGAAAGACTGTTAAAGAGGAAGATGTTAAGGAGGCAGTGAGACAATATACATTATAA
- a CDS encoding preprotein translocase subunit SecD: MRLLRDKRIAILGIFLFISLILIAFKGLKFGVDLSGGTVIVLKAEKPISDQEMEITVDIIEKRLNLNGLSDITVYPRGNDEIIVIVPNNSDVDRIIKILKHQGVFVAKLDDKITVYTGRDVKSVEPPGKVATESGWAYGVSFELTLEGAKRFAEIVKGKPYHKIYLYMDGKLISAPVLSPDLCDGKPHPRQVITVSPYPPSKEDIDEAMAIYTALKSGALPVKLDIEYTYVISPKLGEEFKKGAAIALLLAFIAVSMIVAIRYKQPKIAFPIMMTCLSEIIIILGFAALIEWKLDLPSIAGIIAAVGTGVDDQIVITDEVLKRGVRKLKSSIKRAFFIIFASAGTSIAAMLPLFTLGVGMLKGFALTTIAGILIGVFITRPAFARIIEELFKE, encoded by the coding sequence ATGAGGTTGTTAAGAGATAAAAGGATTGCTATCTTAGGGATATTTTTATTTATATCTTTAATATTAATAGCATTCAAAGGTTTAAAGTTTGGAGTAGATTTAAGTGGGGGTACTGTAATAGTGTTAAAAGCTGAAAAGCCTATTAGTGATCAAGAAATGGAAATAACTGTGGATATAATTGAGAAAAGGTTAAATTTAAATGGTTTATCTGACATAACAGTATATCCTAGAGGAAATGATGAAATTATTGTTATAGTTCCAAACAATTCAGATGTGGATAGGATAATAAAGATTTTAAAACATCAAGGAGTATTTGTAGCTAAATTAGATGATAAAATAACTGTTTATACTGGTAGAGATGTTAAAAGTGTTGAACCTCCAGGTAAGGTAGCTACTGAAAGTGGATGGGCTTATGGAGTGTCTTTTGAATTAACTTTAGAAGGTGCTAAGAGGTTTGCTGAAATTGTTAAAGGTAAACCTTATCATAAAATTTATTTATATATGGATGGTAAATTAATCTCAGCTCCTGTCCTTTCTCCAGATCTTTGTGATGGAAAACCACATCCTAGACAGGTTATAACTGTTAGCCCTTATCCACCAAGTAAAGAAGATATTGATGAGGCTATGGCTATATATACAGCATTAAAATCTGGAGCATTACCTGTTAAACTTGATATAGAATACACTTATGTAATTTCTCCAAAGTTAGGAGAAGAGTTTAAAAAAGGAGCTGCTATTGCATTATTATTAGCTTTCATAGCAGTTAGTATGATAGTTGCTATCAGATATAAACAGCCAAAAATAGCATTTCCAATAATGATGACATGCTTATCAGAGATTATTATTATATTAGGATTTGCTGCTTTAATAGAGTGGAAGTTAGATCTACCTTCTATTGCAGGGATTATTGCGGCTGTAGGGACTGGGGTGGATGATCAAATAGTTATAACAGATGAGGTGTTAAAGAGAGGAGTAAGAAAACTGAAATCAAGCATAAAAAGGGCTTTCTTTATAATCTTTGCTTCAGCAGGAACATCCATAGCAGCAATGTTACCTCTATTTACTTTAGGAGTAGGAATGTTAAAAGGATTTGCTTTAACAACTATAGCTGGAATATTGATAGGGGTATTTATTACAAGACCTGCATTTGCAAGGATAATAGAAGAGTTATTCAAAGAATAG
- a CDS encoding SemiSWEET transporter, whose protein sequence is MDFDIVGYIAGTLTTFASLPQLIKSIRERDLSSISLTFVLTFTTGLSLWLIYGILKMDYPIIVFNILSLMFWIPITYLKIKEEMRKCGMNWVKKLLKK, encoded by the coding sequence ATGGATTTTGATATAGTAGGATACATTGCAGGAACATTAACCACATTTGCTTCATTACCTCAGTTAATAAAGTCTATTAGGGAAAGAGATCTTAGTAGTATTTCACTGACATTTGTTTTAACCTTCACTACTGGGTTATCTCTATGGCTTATATATGGAATCTTAAAAATGGATTATCCAATTATAGTGTTTAACATCCTCTCCTTAATGTTTTGGATACCCATTACTTATTTAAAAATAAAAGAAGAGATGAGAAAATGTGGGATGAATTGGGTAAAAAAATTATTAAAGAAGTAG
- a CDS encoding bifunctional fructose-bisphosphatase/inositol-phosphate phosphatase — protein MWDELGKKIIKEVEKEVMPYYGKRGKVIDKNIYGDETSIFDKISEDIALKYLNDVNIISEEIGKIDNGSEWTVVIDPIDGSFNFKIGIPFFAFCFAVFKNDKPYYGLTYDFINKHIYEAYTGKGAYLNNKRIKIKEFDPNNISVCIYAENININAKRVRMLGAFGLEMCLVARGAIDACLDLRPKVRLVDIASSYIICKEAGAIIVNKKKETLNLELDHKKRYDIIVANSKDFLKLI, from the coding sequence ATGTGGGATGAATTGGGTAAAAAAATTATTAAAGAAGTAGAAAAGGAAGTTATGCCTTATTATGGAAAAAGAGGGAAAGTTATTGATAAAAATATATATGGGGATGAAACTAGTATTTTTGATAAAATAAGTGAAGATATAGCATTAAAATATTTAAATGATGTGAATATAATTAGTGAAGAGATTGGAAAAATAGATAATGGTAGTGAATGGACTGTTGTTATTGACCCAATAGATGGTTCTTTTAATTTTAAAATAGGCATTCCTTTTTTTGCTTTCTGTTTTGCTGTATTTAAAAATGATAAACCATATTATGGGCTAACATATGATTTTATTAATAAACATATTTATGAAGCCTACACAGGAAAAGGGGCTTATTTAAATAATAAAAGAATTAAGATTAAGGAATTTGATCCTAATAATATAAGTGTCTGTATTTATGCTGAAAATATAAATATAAATGCTAAAAGAGTTAGAATGCTTGGAGCTTTTGGATTAGAAATGTGTTTAGTAGCTAGAGGAGCTATAGATGCATGCTTAGATTTAAGGCCAAAAGTTAGATTGGTAGATATAGCTTCCTCATATATAATATGTAAAGAGGCTGGAGCAATAATAGTTAATAAGAAAAAAGAAACATTAAATTTAGAACTTGATCATAAAAAGAGATATGATATTATTGTTGCTAATTCAAAAGATTTTTTAAAGCTTATATAG
- the pyk gene encoding pyruvate kinase — MRKTKILITLGPSIENCLDKAVNLIDGVRFNMSHANINYCMKFLKFLNKHNIAKLMDLKGIKIRIKRTKKKFLKENEIVEIGEDLEFNYDVNMKSGDRIIINDGKVVLEVIEDNKAVVIVGGEVRENMGANFPDSDIEAEIISDEDRENIRFACDEEFEYIALSFVRDKEDVKLLRDYINDFKGDCDIIAKIETKKALKNLENIAKNSDGLMVARGDLGVEIDIEYIPIEQKRIIETANRFGIISITATQILDSMVNNPYPTRAEVTDIANAIYDGTDCLMLSNETAIGKYPLKAIEVLNKVAEVADKHEEFIRKTDLDVFNVEEGLAYAVSSLYKKLPIKLTITPTYSGRTAKIISKLRKRIIAPTPNINTLRKLKLVYGVESCLMEEFNNIDNIISACREIAKKEIGSGLYLLVFGHPIGERKSNTIKVESI, encoded by the coding sequence ATGAGAAAGACAAAAATATTAATTACACTTGGACCTTCTATAGAGAATTGTTTAGATAAGGCTGTAAATTTAATAGATGGTGTTAGATTTAATATGTCACATGCTAATATCAATTATTGTATGAAATTTTTAAAGTTTTTAAATAAACATAATATAGCCAAACTTATGGATTTGAAAGGAATAAAAATAAGGATAAAAAGAACTAAAAAGAAATTTTTAAAAGAAAATGAAATTGTTGAAATTGGTGAAGATCTTGAATTCAATTATGATGTAAATATGAAATCTGGTGATAGAATAATAATAAATGATGGTAAAGTGGTTTTAGAAGTTATTGAAGATAATAAGGCTGTAGTAATTGTTGGAGGGGAAGTAAGAGAAAATATGGGTGCCAATTTCCCAGACAGTGATATAGAAGCTGAAATAATAAGTGATGAAGATAGGGAAAATATAAGATTCGCATGTGATGAAGAGTTTGAATATATAGCATTATCTTTTGTTAGGGATAAGGAAGATGTTAAATTATTAAGAGATTATATAAATGATTTTAAAGGAGATTGTGATATTATAGCAAAAATAGAAACAAAAAAAGCTTTAAAAAATTTAGAAAATATAGCTAAAAATAGTGATGGATTAATGGTAGCTAGGGGAGATTTAGGTGTGGAGATAGATATTGAATATATCCCCATTGAACAAAAAAGGATAATTGAAACAGCTAATAGATTTGGAATTATATCTATAACAGCTACACAAATATTAGATTCTATGGTAAATAACCCATATCCTACAAGAGCAGAGGTAACAGATATAGCTAATGCTATTTATGATGGAACTGACTGTTTAATGCTGTCTAATGAAACAGCTATAGGGAAATATCCTTTAAAAGCTATAGAGGTTTTAAATAAGGTTGCTGAAGTAGCTGACAAACATGAAGAATTTATAAGAAAAACTGATTTAGATGTTTTTAATGTTGAAGAGGGTTTAGCATATGCAGTTTCATCATTATATAAAAAATTGCCTATAAAACTAACAATAACTCCTACATATTCAGGTAGAACAGCAAAAATTATATCTAAGCTAAGAAAGAGAATAATTGCCCCTACACCTAATATAAATACATTAAGAAAGTTAAAGTTAGTTTATGGTGTTGAGAGTTGTTTAATGGAAGAGTTCAATAATATTGATAATATAATATCTGCATGTAGGGAAATAGCTAAAAAGGAGATAGGAAGTGGATTATATTTATTGGTGTTTGGACATCCAATAGGTGAGAGAAAATCAAATACAATAAAAGTTGAATCTATATAA
- the acs gene encoding acetate--CoA ligase alpha subunit: protein MKLFYPKSVAVIGATKKEGKVGYAILKNLLKFNGKIYPVNPKYDNIFNLKCYKSVLDIDDEIDLAIIAVPNVAVPQVLEECGKKGIKYAVIISAGFSEVGNYELEEEVKNIIKKYGIRVIGPNCLGIMNTHINLNATFSKIFPPKGGVSIVSQSGAVLNAILDIAPLLNIGFSKVVSLGNKIDIQESDLLEYFLEDDDTEIIVLYIEGLKDKRFLKVAKKVAKKKPIIVLKAGRSEEGKRAAKSHTGSLAGDDVVYDTAFKEAGIIRAKTFEELIDLIHIFSTQPIMEKNEIGVITNAGGFGVLAADACADHNLKLANFEKSTIEKLKEVLPETANITNPLDIIGDATPERYEKATKILLEDKNIHGLLVILTPQEMTEPLKVAEILANLKRDKPLITSFVGGVSVKGAKSYLRKHGIPAYITPENGIKALSYLYKYSLIKVKEDYDPYLDKIEKEFLKIYEENKEIIKSLLDRPNEYKAKQLLKLYGFDIPKGYLAKSKYEAIEYAKKFKKVVLKIVSPQILHKTEAHGVIINPDDVGEAYDMLIKNALEYGKRKNINVEIEGVLVEEFIDGDKVELIIGGKRDEIFGPVIMVGLGGVFVEVLKDVAFGIYPITKDFAHEMLKSLKSYKILEGVRGREGKDIDYIIETLMKISVFMNIHKEIKELDLNPIFVFKKGGCIADARIIC, encoded by the coding sequence ATGAAACTGTTTTATCCAAAATCTGTAGCAGTAATAGGAGCTACAAAAAAAGAAGGAAAAGTAGGTTATGCCATATTAAAGAATCTATTAAAATTTAATGGGAAGATTTATCCTGTTAATCCAAAGTATGATAATATCTTCAATCTAAAATGTTATAAATCTGTTTTAGATATTGATGATGAAATAGATTTAGCAATAATTGCTGTTCCTAATGTAGCAGTTCCACAGGTGTTAGAAGAGTGTGGGAAAAAAGGAATAAAATATGCTGTTATAATTTCAGCAGGATTTTCTGAAGTGGGTAATTATGAATTAGAAGAGGAAGTAAAAAATATAATAAAAAAATATGGTATTAGGGTCATTGGGCCTAATTGCTTAGGAATAATGAATACACATATAAATTTAAATGCAACATTTTCTAAGATTTTTCCTCCAAAGGGAGGAGTGTCTATTGTATCTCAAAGTGGAGCAGTTTTAAATGCTATACTGGATATTGCTCCTCTATTAAATATAGGTTTCTCTAAAGTTGTTAGTTTAGGAAATAAAATAGATATCCAAGAGAGTGACTTGTTAGAATATTTTTTAGAAGATGATGATACAGAAATTATTGTTCTTTATATAGAAGGATTAAAAGATAAAAGGTTTTTAAAAGTAGCTAAAAAAGTTGCAAAGAAAAAACCAATTATTGTTCTAAAAGCTGGAAGATCTGAAGAAGGAAAGAGAGCTGCCAAATCACATACAGGCTCACTTGCTGGAGATGATGTAGTTTATGACACCGCATTTAAAGAAGCAGGTATTATTAGAGCTAAAACTTTTGAAGAACTTATTGATCTCATTCACATATTTTCTACTCAACCAATAATGGAAAAGAATGAAATAGGTGTTATAACTAATGCTGGAGGTTTTGGGGTTTTAGCAGCAGATGCTTGTGCAGATCATAACTTAAAATTGGCAAATTTTGAAAAAAGTACTATAGAAAAACTAAAAGAAGTGCTTCCAGAAACTGCAAATATAACTAATCCACTAGACATTATTGGAGATGCTACACCTGAGAGATATGAAAAAGCTACAAAGATACTATTGGAGGATAAAAATATTCATGGACTTTTAGTAATATTAACTCCTCAAGAAATGACAGAACCATTAAAAGTAGCTGAAATATTAGCTAATCTTAAAAGAGATAAGCCATTAATAACATCATTTGTTGGAGGAGTGTCAGTTAAAGGAGCTAAAAGTTATCTAAGAAAGCATGGAATTCCTGCATATATAACCCCTGAAAATGGAATAAAGGCTCTATCATATTTATATAAATATAGCCTAATAAAGGTTAAAGAAGACTATGATCCTTATTTAGATAAGATTGAAAAAGAATTTTTAAAAATATATGAAGAAAATAAGGAGATTATAAAATCTTTATTAGATAGACCAAATGAGTATAAAGCTAAACAGTTATTAAAACTGTATGGTTTTGACATACCTAAAGGATACTTAGCAAAAAGTAAATATGAAGCTATAGAGTATGCTAAAAAGTTTAAAAAAGTAGTTTTAAAAATAGTCTCTCCTCAAATATTACATAAAACAGAAGCTCATGGAGTTATTATAAATCCTGATGATGTAGGAGAAGCTTATGATATGTTAATAAAAAATGCCTTAGAGTATGGAAAGAGGAAGAATATTAATGTAGAAATAGAAGGAGTTTTAGTGGAAGAGTTTATAGATGGAGATAAAGTTGAGTTAATAATTGGTGGTAAGAGAGATGAGATATTTGGACCAGTAATTATGGTTGGTTTAGGAGGAGTTTTTGTAGAAGTTCTAAAAGATGTAGCATTTGGAATATACCCTATTACAAAAGATTTTGCTCATGAAATGTTGAAAAGTTTAAAATCATATAAGATACTAGAAGGTGTTAGAGGTAGGGAAGGAAAAGATATAGATTATATAATAGAAACTTTAATGAAAATAAGTGTATTTATGAATATTCACAAAGAGATAAAAGAGTTAGATTTAAACCCTATATTTGTATTTAAAAAAGGAGGCTGTATTGCTGATGCAAGAATAATTTGTTAA
- a CDS encoding C2H2-type zinc finger protein — translation MRLKAKKIESRYGKFLVCPRCGRVFKDSKAYTKHVNKSHRHLFKGE, via the coding sequence ATGAGATTGAAAGCTAAAAAGATAGAGAGTAGATATGGAAAATTTTTAGTATGTCCAAGATGTGGAAGGGTTTTTAAAGATTCTAAAGCATACACAAAACATGTTAATAAATCCCATAGACATTTATTTAAAGGTGAATGA
- a CDS encoding ZPR1 zinc finger domain-containing protein, with the protein MEQRIDCPVCGAKNSFVIITNQFEIPYFGPVLETTMICEKCNFKRSDVFPLEVREPKRYKLTIKDERDLCKRVVRSSSGYIEIPELGVEITPGPLAEGFVSNVEGVLERVNNILDTLYRWADSEEQKKRIEEIKEKIKRIKEGKEKATLILTDPLGHSAIIGEGVEEETLSEEEINKLKEGIIIEKKL; encoded by the coding sequence ATGGAGCAGAGAATAGATTGCCCTGTTTGTGGAGCTAAGAATAGTTTTGTTATTATCACTAATCAATTTGAAATTCCATATTTTGGCCCTGTTTTAGAAACTACTATGATATGTGAAAAATGCAACTTTAAAAGAAGTGATGTTTTTCCATTAGAGGTTAGGGAGCCTAAAAGATATAAATTAACTATAAAAGATGAAAGAGATTTATGCAAAAGGGTTGTTAGAAGCTCTTCAGGATATATAGAAATTCCTGAGCTTGGAGTGGAAATTACTCCTGGACCATTAGCTGAAGGGTTTGTAAGTAATGTTGAAGGGGTTTTGGAGAGAGTAAATAATATATTAGATACACTATACAGATGGGCAGATTCAGAAGAACAGAAAAAAAGAATAGAAGAAATAAAAGAAAAAATAAAAAGAATAAAAGAAGGAAAAGAAAAAGCTACATTAATACTAACTGATCCATTAGGGCATAGTGCTATTATTGGAGAAGGTGTTGAGGAAGAAACTTTATCTGAAGAGGAAATCAATAAGTTAAAAGAAGGAATTATTATTGAGAAAAAATTATAA
- a CDS encoding metal-dependent hydrolase has translation MDWKGHTILGLVFGLPFISSPEQIFLALAGALYPDLDHDVKEDIVKRGIYISLGLVLINILIYYFKKEYFNLDLFILSVSVLLIYLIPYFANHRGITHTFWTLILVSVILGFLALKLTIFSPVLAGIIVLLMVVNEKLLGKILIIAIFGWIVLDILKPHSLVSGNLSYILPVAVGYLSHIVGDSITPAGVKAFYPISKYKLRKKEGYILILVWFLMVLYIWKDIILSLLIFK, from the coding sequence ATGGATTGGAAAGGACATACAATTTTAGGACTTGTATTTGGATTACCTTTCATCTCTTCTCCAGAACAGATATTTTTAGCTTTAGCAGGAGCATTGTATCCTGATTTAGACCATGATGTTAAGGAAGATATTGTTAAGAGGGGAATTTATATATCTTTAGGTTTGGTTTTAATAAATATCTTAATCTATTATTTTAAAAAAGAATATTTTAATTTAGATTTATTTATCTTATCTGTTTCTGTTCTTTTAATTTATCTTATCCCATATTTTGCAAACCATAGGGGGATAACACATACATTTTGGACATTAATTTTAGTTTCAGTGATTTTAGGATTTTTGGCATTGAAATTAACTATATTTTCTCCAGTATTAGCAGGAATTATTGTTTTGTTGATGGTTGTTAATGAAAAGCTATTAGGTAAGATTTTGATTATTGCTATATTTGGATGGATTGTTTTGGATATTTTAAAGCCACATTCATTAGTTAGTGGAAACCTTTCATATATTTTACCTGTTGCTGTAGGTTACTTATCTCACATTGTTGGAGATTCAATAACCCCTGCAGGAGTTAAGGCATTTTATCCTATCTCCAAATATAAATTAAGAAAAAAAGAAGGATATATTTTGATATTAGTTTGGTTTTTAATGGTTCTTTATATTTGGAAGGATATAATATTGTCTTTATTAATTTTTAAATAG
- a CDS encoding alkaline phosphatase, with product MKKISATLIIFGLIFGIMLCGCVNKANSEGITQNTNTYIKEVSFSKIGSNESKHKVKNVILLIGDGMGVTQAYIAERYKQEVENGNLVILTKFKNKGLITTYSESSEITDSAAAGTALLSGYKTYNGMINMKPDGSIPKKTLGELAKKMGKSVGIVTTTRITHATPASVYAHVKSREEEDEIAEQLLEFEPTVAFGGGLEYFIPKDMKDSKRKDNKNLIEEFKKKGYVVVFNKKELENIDINKTNKIIGLFAKSHMAYEVDRENIDKYKDQPSLAEMTEMALKILEKNPKGFFLMVEGGRIDHACHAHDAKSEIMDTIAFDNAVKVALDFQKKHPDTLIVVTADHETAGMSVGTGTEYYANITALKNINASIEYMIKEISKNSTKENILRLIKEHWGIELTDDEKALLFKKSPTSKINDSYLLSKYPKINKYVRNWAGFALSEIESRRAHIGWASFAHTAVPVPVYAIGPNSEIFNGFYDNTEVPEKIKEVWG from the coding sequence ATGAAAAAAATATCCGCAACATTGATTATATTTGGACTAATATTTGGAATAATGTTATGTGGATGTGTTAATAAGGCAAATTCAGAGGGAATTACTCAAAATACTAACACCTACATTAAAGAAGTTTCCTTCTCTAAAATAGGCTCAAATGAGTCCAAACATAAAGTTAAAAATGTAATTCTATTGATTGGAGATGGTATGGGTGTCACTCAAGCATATATTGCAGAAAGGTACAAGCAAGAAGTTGAGAATGGTAATTTAGTAATACTAACCAAATTTAAAAATAAAGGTTTAATAACAACTTATTCAGAGAGCTCTGAAATTACAGATTCTGCTGCTGCAGGAACAGCATTATTGTCAGGATATAAGACATACAATGGAATGATTAATATGAAACCTGATGGCTCCATTCCTAAAAAAACTCTTGGTGAATTGGCTAAAAAAATGGGAAAATCTGTTGGAATTGTAACTACAACAAGAATAACTCATGCTACTCCTGCCTCTGTTTATGCTCATGTTAAAAGTAGAGAGGAAGAAGATGAGATAGCTGAACAACTATTAGAGTTTGAGCCAACTGTTGCTTTTGGAGGAGGTTTAGAATATTTCATACCAAAAGATATGAAGGATAGTAAAAGAAAGGATAATAAAAATCTTATTGAAGAATTTAAAAAGAAGGGATATGTAGTTGTGTTTAATAAAAAAGAATTAGAAAATATTGATATCAATAAAACCAATAAAATTATAGGACTTTTTGCAAAATCACATATGGCTTATGAAGTAGATAGGGAAAATATAGATAAATATAAAGATCAACCTTCATTAGCAGAAATGACTGAAATGGCATTAAAAATTCTTGAGAAAAATCCAAAAGGGTTCTTTTTGATGGTTGAAGGAGGTAGAATAGATCATGCCTGTCATGCCCATGATGCAAAAAGTGAAATAATGGATACAATAGCTTTTGATAATGCTGTTAAAGTAGCTTTAGATTTCCAAAAAAAGCATCCTGATACATTGATTGTAGTTACAGCAGATCATGAAACTGCAGGAATGAGTGTAGGAACTGGTACAGAGTATTATGCAAACATTACAGCATTGAAAAATATTAATGCAAGTATAGAATATATGATCAAAGAAATATCAAAAAATTCTACAAAAGAAAACATTTTAAGACTAATTAAAGAACATTGGGGAATTGAACTAACAGATGATGAGAAGGCATTGTTATTTAAAAAGTCACCAACTTCAAAAATAAATGATAGCTATCTCTTAAGTAAATATCCAAAAATAAATAAATATGTTAGAAATTGGGCAGGATTTGCTTTATCTGAAATAGAAAGTAGAAGGGCACATATAGGATGGGCATCATTTGCTCATACAGCTGTACCTGTTCCTGTTTATGCTATTGGACCAAATTCAGAGATATTTAATGGATTTTATGACAACACAGAAGTTCCAGAAAAAATTAAGGAAGTTTGGGGATAA